Part of the Musa acuminata AAA Group cultivar baxijiao chromosome BXJ3-10, Cavendish_Baxijiao_AAA, whole genome shotgun sequence genome, ATAACTATTTGGATGAGATGATAAAAGAAACTAGAAATAAGAATATCAACCAAACATAGTGTAGTTAGCTCAACAGTACAACTTTAAGATGATTTTTTGTTCTGATAGGACGTCTAATTAAATATTGTTGCTATGATACTTTGTTATTGAAGTCCTAATTTAACTTAGTGTACTAGACCCTTATTTTCTCCAATGTTATGTTTGTTTGGAAATCTCTTGGACAAAAAATTATTGCTTGTAATTAGTGTTTTTGAAAACGCTAGGCACCAAGATCCCAAAATGCCCGAGGCATTAGGCGTCCGTCTGAGCGAAACAAGGtgctcatgaatatcaaaatttaaaatatataattaaaatttttgaacAGTCGTTATGTTTAAGCAGTTTTTTTATATCAATGTGGTGTTCCTACCTATGTGAACTTAGAAGAACTAAGTTCTAATTCCTAATAGAGTAATAGTGCACCACCTCAATATGATGCAACAAGTTAATTGAAGAAGGTATTACCcataaaatgagaaagagatgacTGAGAAGATGGAGAAGTAACCAGTGGCTATAGAGGAAGGTGGGGGAAGCTGGAAACCGATGGTGGGAGAAGCTACAATGACGGACAAGGTTACCGATGGCGATGGATGAAGTTGCAGTGGCAGACAAAGCGTACAAAGGTGGCGAGCTAGTGAAAGGGTTTCACTTCTAGTTTCTTTCATCAGGTCGAGCGTGGGGCGAGAGGTGTTAGGGTAAGTGACGTTAGGTGCTTCGATTAAACTAACTTACTTGCCTAGTCAAACCCAAGCTCGAAGTCGACTTGATTTGGCTTGGGTGCTCGTCCGAGGCACACAGCGCCTGGGCTCAGCCATGCGCCGGAGCGACACTTCACTGAAACGCCTTGCCTTGAGGTGTTGTGAGGCTCTTGGGTCTCGCCTCGCCtgagtgcctaggcgagcgccttttGGAAACACTACTTGTAATGATAGTCAAGGAGATCCAATAAAGAACAGAGAGAATATTTTGTGGGGATCAAAAAGGTCCAAGAATGATAGAATTCTAAAGCCTCTAGGATTGGTTTTGTTTAGCTAAAAGGAGTAGCCTTTAAGTCAATGTATAGTAGATATATTCATGTTAAGAGCGTTTAGAATTGCAGTCTCCTCCATCATCTGCCATTTGTCATCTTAAATTCACAACAAATCCTCCCGTCAAATGACATTTAGATCGGAATATGCAGTGCATATACTTCGAATGGTGGATAAGGGAATGAACTGCAGATCCCATGACTCTTAAGAGCTAACACATTGCAGAAAGCAAATCATGTTAGTAATAAACTGAGAATTTATTTTGCACACGATTGTGTCTGCTAACACTAGAATTGGTCTCTTACACTTCCGGCCAGAGCAGTTACCTAAAATGGTTTGACCAGTTAGGACCTAGACAGACTGTGGAATTGACTGAGACTGGTAGAATGGCTCTATCAATCAGTGTGGATGAAATTAGTCATACTTTTAGAATAACTTAGTGCCAAACACTGGGTGTGATGGCAGGCCTGATTTATGTAATTATTGTGACTCTGAAGAAATGGATAATCTCCCTTTACAACTTATTTCTAAAAGAGTATGACAGTATttaaatatgaaatcaatcaccaaAATGAGTTACTGTAAAAAATTGATTGATGCTTCATTACTAGCAGGTTTTTGAAAATTGGAGGTGCAACAAATAACATacctaaaattaaaataaataaatattataatattcttgAAGACCTAGCTTGAAAACCCTCTTCAATCTGTTTGAGATTTTGGATGCATTTACTTGTATTTGCATTGACCTCTTCTATGATATCACCAAGACACTAACTACATTCTTCTTTCCTTTGTTTCCTATGTTCAGCTTCCTATCATCTGGGATTACAACAGAAAGAGTATGTTAAACCTAGTAGCAAGTCTTGTGAAGGTGCACTATTTATGTATTCTTTACTTTCATTTAGCTACAAATCTTGTCAACAATCCCAAGTCTCAATTTTATGTAGTAATATGATATCTGGATAACTTTTTACATTTCAGACAGGGGTTCATGGAAGGATTTTCTCATCAAAAGATGGTCATCCATTGCCTGCCTCTGTGATGATCAAGGGGATCAACTACACGGTAAGTTCTGTCCTGTGATTACAGTTTATATTCTTACATTATACCAAAGTGAAGTTATGGTATACTGAACTGACTTTTGTGGCTGGCATTTGATGCAACTGGACTTATAGTTTACTAGCATCCTCTAGTTTGACTAGCTATTGTGGAACAGCTCAAACACGGGGGCCTAGTTCTGATTTCTGGCCTCTATGAAACGAGAGGAGACTTCTGCATAGCAttgttaaaataaaaaagaacatcGTACCTACTGTCATCATATTAAAAGATTCTTTGACTtgtaaattttcctttttttctttttttaggtgAATGCCAGTAGTACATTGGGTGATTACCATCGAATGTTGTCCCCGGGGGAGAGCTATGAAGGTATCATCATTTTTAGCATATGTGTGACTTTTGCCCTTTAAATAATTTAAAGCTGATTCTTGGTGCTGCAAAATGTGGCTCTATGGTCATCATGGTGAGTATCAAAATGTTGGTTCTGCTGAGTGCACTGCCACCGTAACTACCAATTATTTGAACCATTTGACTAACAAGAAATTTTGAACTAGTTGTCAAAGCAGAAGACATTGGTACGGAATGACTCTTCTATGAATCCACGAATTCAAGTTAAAATCTGATGTCTACCAGGTTAACAATATTCATTTTTTTGTATCAATgtcctttttttaaatttttcagtTATGGTGTCTATGCCTGGCTTCCAGCAAAAAGGTACACGAATATTGCTAGGAGATGAATCAGCTAGCTTGGATTTCATTTTGGATCCTGATGGAGCAACCAAAAATGAGCATACTAGTGTTAAAGGATTTGGCTGCAGCTGTGATAGCAAAGACAAGCTTGAGCTGGTTGAGTATTTAAGAGGGGTCCACCTGGAAATCTATATTCTTGTCTGCATATCCTTGTTTCTCTGCTTTTTGTTGAGGAGGAAAACATTGTGCAAGTTACTGAACCGGCGGAGACAGATCACACAAAAACGACCGGTGGTTGTTTAAAGCCAACTAATACATAGTAATTCTTTGGTCACCTATAAAGAAGGCATTTTTTTGGTTTCTTGGGGTGATCCTGATGGTGATGCATTCTACAAGGGAGTAGCTGTATCGTTATCTGCAAGCACGAGATGGGAGCCAGCCATAGAGCAGTAGCAGAATTTACCGTTGCTTGCTGTAAACTAACTATTTGCATTAATTGAAAATGATGTCATGTAAGTGATTTAAACTGTATTGAAAATGAGGTCCTCCGTCGCAAGCGTGCCAGCGTGGTTTCCTTTCCCTTCTTGCAGTAGACTGTTCTCCGTCGCAAGCAATGTTTTTGTTTCTATTTAAGACCCTACCTAGCACACACTGTTGTGGAGAACACTGCTGGCACCGGTCAGATGAGTCTCCAAAGATTGATGATGCAAAGCATTCTCAAACAACTGCCCTAGAAAACTAAAAATTCTGGATCGACGTCTGCTGGAACGTATGTTGCAAGATACAGTGGTAGGAGGATATTGGAGTCTTATCGGTCCGGCGGGTGATAAAatggctaaaaaaaaaaaaaatttttttttttttggttgaaatCATTTCTCCTTCTAAGAGGCCATTCGTGTCTCACCTGCGGCTCCGAGAATTTGAAACGTGGAAGGATTTTTGACTGAGAGGAAGTATGAGAATCCCCATGTACTTTCCTGATGCCAAGCTGATCACAACGTTGCCCGAAATTTGTTTTCTTGGTGTTTTTGTTTATTCCTTTAATATCATTCTTCTTCCTATCACCAAGTTTGACCAGAACCCAAGCGATCGGAAGGAGTACGCATTTGCGGTGTTGCTACCGCATACGTTGTGGACGAGGAAAAGTCCCCAAAAAAATTACTTTGGCAGTGACCAGAACCAAAATGCCCTGAGGAAGCCAGACAGAGTGCAGGCACCTTGGGGTACTGTTACCGCATCCAAGACAGGTGAGAAAAGAtcggaaaattttttttttggcgTCGATTGCGTCAAACTTGCCCTTTGTTTCTCTCACCAATCGGTGACCAGAATCTAAAGGACGTAACATGGCTTTTAATTATCACGCCGCGTACCACACAGAAAGATTCTGTTTCCTGGCGTCAGCTTTCCGATCTTTCACTCTCACACCACAACATCATTCTCCGGTGGAGTACTGCTTCGCGTCATCGGAGATCGACGGCCACAGAGGTCCCAAATCTCATCATCTGCAGGTGTCGAGACTGTCCTTCGGATGTTATGCTATAACTATGCCTACTTATCGGATCAAAAAGAGGCGATTCCAAGATTTCTTGATTTATTAAATAGTTAAACCCATGCTAAACAAAGCACCAGTGGTCTAGTGGTAGAATAGTACCCTGCCACGGTACAgacccgggttcgattcccggctgGTGCATTCAATTTCATATTTTGGGGGTTTTTTGGGTCACGCACAGGAGATCCTTCGTTGGCTCCGAATCGACGCGAAATCTCTTCTCGGTTGTCCAAACGTTTCGATGTTGTTTCCTTGTGCAAGTCGAATACATATTTCCTTCTTCTTTATACCATCAGTAAGCATGCCATATATTTACACACAATATATCAAAGCAACACCAAGCTATACTTCATCCTAGTGACGAATTGTTCGGTCATAGATACAGCGAAGCCATGGCACCAGCAGTTGATAACAGGGACATCTTGTTCTGGTGATCAAGCCCAAACTATTTGAACATCTTGTTCTGGTGATGAAGCAAAAGAAATATACCAATCAGGGCAGTTTACACAAGGAACGGAGGCCGTCAACAATGCCGTGGATCGCGGCATGGGAACGGGCAGTGCCAGCAAATAGTAGATGTTTCGGTGCTTCAGCACGATCGAAATAGAAGGCTCCAGATTTTAGTTTTTCCTTCGGCTGCAGAGCTAACCAAATCACCGTATCCGCTCCCTCATCTTTCGTCCTCAGCTTCCCTGATAACCTGGCATATCCAAGAATGTCGAGCAATTCATGACAGCAGTGACTTGCAGTCACATTAGAACAGTTACCTTTCTGAAAAGCCAGGCAAGCTTTGAGCTACGCCGGGAGTGTCGGCCCAGCCAGGATGCATCGAATAGAAGTCAATGCCTTTACCACTGTAGGTTTCTGCCCACTTTTCGGTCAATGCCACCTAAAATCAGAAGAAATATAGGCAACATCAAATAAACTAAAAGGGCAGAAGCTTCTGGCTGCTCCTCCCGTTTTTCCTTGAGCAGCCTCAAATATAATCAACATCCCCAGTCCCACCAGTAATAAGATCTTATAATGTTTCATAGAGAACAAGAAAGGTGACCGATAAAGACTAAAATGCTCAACCATGAAAAGATCCTCCATCGCTATTACTTGGTTATAAGACTATTGTTCACAAAAGCTGACAGCACTAGAATGGCAGAATTTCCTGAGAGATTGGTTGCATACTGCACCAAAAAATAAGGTTTCATGACCAAACTTAACCCCAACAGCATATAAATCGAGTTGCCATTAGCTTCGATGGGATGCTCCCGTGTTTATGACCACTATATCAACTTACGTGTTCGCAGAATGCCAAATGGACAACAGCACTACTAGGAAACAGTATGACTATACTAATTAGAATGTATTGTAGCACCAGCAATTCTGGAGGCTACAAGAGAAAAATGTCTTGAACAATTGTGCAGATCATCtaataacaaaaacaaataacGTACTACTACAAAGATAAAATATAGATTGTCAGGGTTGCTATGTTACACAAATAAAAGGTAAACAAGTTCAGAGAcaaaaatagagaaaaataatacaagaaaattaaaaagatgCAGAGAGAAGATGTCAAATGGCAAGGCTccttataattattaaatattttgttcTCACACTCAACTATCATTCCAAAGAGATGAAGAGAaaaacaaatttgagctctttgaGGGGCTCTTTAATTTCAGAAACAAGGGCCATAACCAGTTCTTCCTCCCTATTCTAACTACTACCTTGATTTTAAAATAGCAAGAGCATGTTTCCTAATTAAGACTGTAGTTCTTTACTTATGACTCCAGATAAACTCTAATTTGACCTTTTAAGACAATTaaacaaaataaattattaaaggaCAAAATCGTAAGGAGTGTCTAAAGatggaaaatgattttgattccaATATATACCAGGCCTCATTCCATCGAATAAATTGGtgaaacattaaattttttatcaaCAAACAATGATTTTTCATAAATCTTCCTTAAGCCAAATTGGACAAGGCAAGTTGATGTAGCATTTCCTGAAACCCTGATgctcattcttaaaatcatggatatatccAAAGGAAATTTGGAGTCTGAACCATACATACTAACCTGCACTCTCTTGTTTCTAGCATATTGTAATGTTCCATCAAAATTGCTTTCGCTGAACTGCAGTCATGAAGTAAAAATAAGGTGCGAGATAACATGGTAACATCATTCAGAATCTGAAATAGCCATACAAGTAGTGACCCCGCAAGAATACAACTAAAATTTTGAACACATATTAATTCATCGGACTTTAACCTAAAATGTGTGAAGCATGAATTAGAACAAAGCTACCTGTAAATCTGGTGTCAAAGGTGTTGTATACATCCCACCCGAAGAAACTGTAATAACTCGAGCATCAGGTGCTGCTTTTTCCAACAATGGCATCATTAACTCTGTTAAGGCATAAGTCGCGGCTACATTAACAGCAAAATTCAACTCCAATCTGATTCAGAATAGCATAGTTAAGCAAGTAGAAGTATAAATGGATATATGTGAATTTTACAATTTTTTAAACTGATGAGATTCTAGGTCTATCAATGTTTGTATTGCTGTAAATTTGAACAATATCACCAGAGGGAAATTATCAAGAAGATATGATAACTACAACAAGGAATTACCCTTCTGGCGTAGTCACTCGATTCTGCTCTAATAAACCGGCATTGTTAACCTGAATAAACAGAATTGTTCAATAATGTACTTCCTCATTTCTTTCTAATATTAAGAATCCATAAGAGAAGGTAATTCAACCAATCCCctaataaaagaaaaaactatGTTGTTACCACTACAAAACTAGACATTTTAAAaggtttatattatattataattatatatatatatatatatatatatatatatatatatatataattatatatataatgtgtatcTGTATAAAAAGTTATGTTTCTTCAAAATAATCATGTACACATCTACAAGAGATATGTACATGATTATCTTGAGAACAATAATTCAGGAACAAACCTGTGCAACAATGATTTAGTATGGAGCTACAGAATGGGCATATATAAACACATATTTAAGTACAGACCATGGTCAAACATATCGCAACTATGATGAGAGAGTAATTGAGGGATTTTGTCATCTGAAGGTTTTCATTATTTGTTACTTTTATGAAGACCACTATAAACAAAGATTTGCAGTTCATTCCCTTCCCTTATGCACCCCTATGCAATAATCAGAATTTGTGTTTAAGATCATGGAATACTAAGCAATCTTGCCAGGTAGTAATTATGTTAACTTATCATACTTACAAGGACATGAAGAGGCTTCTCCTGCACAGAAAATCTAGACACAAATGCCTGAACTTCGTTAATGGAAGAAAGATCACATATCTGCCAAAAGAAATGTAAACATAATGGAGAAAGTGAAAAGGTGCAACAACTGGTAAAAGGTTATCAGCATAGTAGGAGAAGAGAATCCATCAAAGGTTCTTATTCTTGTGTGCAAATAGATGACGCATCGACAAACTTTGCTATGTAGCCCAAGAAAAGATTGAGGAAAGCTAGATCAAGCAAAACACAAACTACATCAGACAGCATACCTCCAGATGTATGTTTGAGTTACCCGTGGACAACTGAATTTTAGAGAGTGCAGCCTCTCCCCTCTCCTTGCTACGACAGACCATATAGACGGTTGCACCTCTGCAAATAAACTTGACATGTCATAGCAACAAGCATTTGCTGAGGGTAAACAAATAGTATATTTAGTTAGGGAGTACATCGGTTCACCAAATAACTTTTTTAATCATAGAATAAGTCATTACCGTGAAGCCAGACCCTCGACGGTTGCATAACCAATGCCGGAATTAGCTCCCGTGACCATGCAATTTTTTCCCTCCATATGAACTTGCATATCTTCTTCTTTGAACTTTTTGGAATGCTCCCTGGTTATGTACAATCCAATATCAGCAGAAATCAGGTGAAATACACGAAACCCAGAGCAACTATCATTTGATAGAAATTCTCGACCTAAAATCCTAAAGGCACCATTGCCTGGTAACTTGTAATCAGCACAGAGACATCATAGCCAGCAAGTGAGAAACACTGATTCATGGAACCTTTTGCTCCTTCTGTTGCCAACTTCAACATGCTCCATCATTAATTCCTTTCCAGGGCCAAGCATATTCCTTTATGAAATTGCTTTTGAAATGCTCTTGAAACCGCCAATTCAGGCATGGTTGTTTAAGAGCAACAGGTTTAGTCTCTTGCCATATAAGATGATGATACTTAAGTCTTTCTATATCAGTATGTTAGCGTTGTTGGCGTCATTGCAAGTAGTCAGTATGCATCCAACATTATCTTGGTTGATGTACATGTCAGCCACAACACTAACATACTGATATAGAAGTCTATCTTGTTCACGTTTCCGGTGTCCTTAATATCATTGCAGATAATTAGTAGATATGGAATAAGCACCGTTCTCTTGAGGTTGCAGTCAATCAGTCACCTAACCTCACCCAAGAGAAGACCAGACTAGTCATAGAGATAGcggcctttttttttctttttctttttttttctggtcACAAAAAATGCATCTCGACTAACTTCTAGAACCACGATgtctagtttttcttttttactgcATGAGATGGACATGTGTGGTCTCACCTCCATTTTCCTTGCTTGAGGAAGAACTTACCGGTTTCCTAATAGAAAAGTAGCTTCACGAGACACGAAAAGGGCTAATCAAATTTTCGGGAAGCCGTACAGAGGTAACCATAGAATCGAGCAAAAGAGAGGGCGTGCGAGAAGGGGATTACATGAAGCCGGATTTGGTGAACTGCGTGAAGCCGTACAAGCCGAAAGCCGCCGTCCTCCATGCCTAAGATCCACAAGGAAAACAAGCTTCTTTAGTTCCGATTCCGAGAAAATCGGTTCCCGCATCCGAAATCCTATTTAGCTTCGAGAAAAACGCCCTCGCAATATGTTGCCGATTTCTTTCCCCCCCCACATCGAAGATCATCATCTTTGGTTTCAAGAAACGCACCCGTAAGGAAGGTTCAAGATTCTGGTTGGCCACCACATCGGAATAGCAACAATAATAGCAAACAGGTAAGGGATGAGACAGGAGCGTACCTTCTGAAGAAACATCTTCGACTTGTGCAGCTTAATTTACTATTTCGACTGAGATCTCCCGCGGAAGCCTGTCTTATGAATCCGACGACCGACGGAGGTCGCACGATAAACCCCAAAGCAGCCAAGATAATACCAATTTAAAGGTGTTCGACCTCTGTGGGGATCAGATCCACCGTCTAACCCAGGATACAGCATTTTGCATTCGTCACGACGAAAATAATTTGTTTTTCTACCTATGTTTTTGACTCTTTAATATAGATCAGGGAGCTACTTGTTGActatacaaaaaaataataataataataataataataatagacttGTAAACTATTTACGAGAAGAAAAACATATGATGGATAATATAGGTCGGTGATCGTAAGAGTTTGTCTATGTAGAAATCCGTGTTGTTTGATTTTATTTAGCTATagttaattatctttagtatctcaaattttatatttttaatacataTATTGAAATTCTAATATTTTACATAAGAGAAATATTTAACTTCCTTTCTCCTCACGCCATCGGAAATACCATATGtgttattatatataaaaaataacattaaaatgaggttaaaaaattttatattattattcttaCCGATATTAATTTCTCCTTATGTAACTTATGTGAATTCTTTAGCAACTATCCTAACGAGGAGGTAAGATcataaaagagagaaaaagatccTTCCTAAACGTTTTATTTTCCAACAAAAAAAActataatgacaaaaaaaaagatgaagtaATTGAAGAAGACTATCTCATTTTatctcataataaaaaaaaatctctctcCTAAATTATCatttaaacaataaaaataatattataaaattatctttttaaccctATTTTAATGTGataataaatatgatattttcatcaataaacGACGTGAGAAGAAAAATGATTAAAGATCGAGATGTTCGAAATAACTAATTACATGAAATAATCTATAACCAACCCGATCTTATTCATTGAGAACATCATCACAAACCTAACAACAATCCCTCGTTCGACCaacaagaaggagaagaaaaagaaaaatcatttaaCTTCGGTAAGGAGTTCCATCACACACAATACGACAGATACCACATATATCTATTTATAACAGCGCGCGCACGCGCACCGTAGGGGTCGACGACGGCCGAGAGCCAAAGAAGCCGCACGTCGCTGAAACTCGCCGGTCTACCGCAGCCATCCGGAGATATCCTGCGACAAGTCCAGTCGGTAATACGGTTTGCACAGGTGAGACGGATGCATCTGTTTCGATTGTCTCGTTGACTTTCGAAAACGAAAACTAAGTGGGTAGCTGTTCATGTTGCCAGCAACTCAAAATCTTTGATTTTTGACATACATCATTCGGAAAGTCGATGCGTTTTGGGTTTCTGAACTTACATGGGAACAGGAAACTTACATCTCCGAGGCCCATCTCCAGGGTGAAGTCCACATCCGGCATGGTCCCTCCATCTTCCACCTCCGCGTCTGTCAAGGTTAACGCCTTCTGAAGTTTTCTATGACAGAATACCTCGACCTCGGCCATGAAAACGGCGGTGACAGGACGATGATCGGAAAGCTTCAGCTCAGCTCTTTTGTAGTCCAGAAGCCTCACACCCTTTCCAAACGACAGGATGCGATCGCACCTGAGGACAACCCGCGTTATCGTTCTTCGATTTCATCGCCAGGAGTCACAcgaaagcaaatccgaaaatgcgcGCGTGAATCTTTCAAGCGCAGACATCGAAAACGCACGGCGAGGAGGAAAGCAAGCAGGGAATTTGAAGGAGGATGGGAGAAAGAAAACAAATGAGTCACGTATTTTTGATCCACGAGTGAGAAACCAAGGCCGAATCAACGAAGACGCAAAAGGTACACATTTTCTG contains:
- the LOC103968824 gene encoding uncharacterized protein LOC103968824 isoform X1, giving the protein MFLQKAWRTAAFGLYGFTQFTKSGFMEHSKKFKEEDMQVHMEGKNCMVTGANSGIGYATVEGLASRGATVYMVCRSKERGEAALSKIQLSTGNSNIHLEICDLSSINEVQAFVSRFSVQEKPLHVLVNNAGLLEQNRVTTPEGLELNFAVNVAATYALTELMMPLLEKAAPDARVITVSSGGMYTTPLTPDLQFSESNFDGTLQYARNKRVQVALTEKWAETYSGKGIDFYSMHPGWADTPGVAQSLPGFSERLSGKLRTKDEGADTVIWLALQPKEKLKSGAFYFDRAEAPKHLLFAGTARSHAAIHGIVDGLRSLCKLP
- the LOC103968824 gene encoding uncharacterized protein LOC103968824 isoform X2; this encodes MEHSKKFKEEDMQVHMEGKNCMVTGANSGIGYATVEGLASRGATVYMVCRSKERGEAALSKIQLSTGNSNIHLEICDLSSINEVQAFVSRFSVQEKPLHVLVNNAGLLEQNRVTTPEGLELNFAVNVAATYALTELMMPLLEKAAPDARVITVSSGGMYTTPLTPDLQFSESNFDGTLQYARNKRVQVALTEKWAETYSGKGIDFYSMHPGWADTPGVAQSLPGFSERLSGKLRTKDEGADTVIWLALQPKEKLKSGAFYFDRAEAPKHLLFAGTARSHAAIHGIVDGLRSLCKLP
- the LOC103968824 gene encoding uncharacterized protein LOC103968824 isoform X3 produces the protein MQVHMEGKNCMVTGANSGIGYATVEGLASRGATVYMVCRSKERGEAALSKIQLSTGNSNIHLEICDLSSINEVQAFVSRFSVQEKPLHVLVNNAGLLEQNRVTTPEGLELNFAVNVAATYALTELMMPLLEKAAPDARVITVSSGGMYTTPLTPDLQFSESNFDGTLQYARNKRVQVALTEKWAETYSGKGIDFYSMHPGWADTPGVAQSLPGFSERLSGKLRTKDEGADTVIWLALQPKEKLKSGAFYFDRAEAPKHLLFAGTARSHAAIHGIVDGLRSLCKLP